The proteins below are encoded in one region of Methanosarcina barkeri 3:
- the glmU gene encoding bifunctional sugar-1-phosphate nucleotidylyltransferase/acetyltransferase, whose protein sequence is MKAIILAAGEGLRCRPLTLTRSKVMLPIANRPILEHVIGSLEKNGITDIILVVGYKKERIMDYFEDGLNFGVKIKYVEQRAQLGTAHAIEQAKKWIDPEDSVFLVLNGDNLVEPKTIADLLNNYEGDASLLTVRMEETAGYGVVLKEKERVTKILEKRPGDLSRIVNTGIYIFTPNVFETIEKTPISENGEYAITDTLQLMIDEGKIVTSVSTESKWLDAVHSWDLLKANATVLNSDRNLKLEGEIEDGVFLSGKVAVGKNTRIRSGTYIVGPVVIGENCDIGPNVVILPSTTIGDNVSIRSFTEIQNSIIMNDCRIYSHGRISNSIIGSNNTIGSGFFVEEKEGLSIIMNGTVHRAPKLGTIFGDDNRIGNSVLVKAGVTIAVDCQVESGNTIYKDLSRHSVVL, encoded by the coding sequence ATGAAAGCTATTATCCTTGCAGCAGGAGAAGGGCTGCGCTGCAGGCCTCTTACTCTAACTCGTTCAAAAGTAATGCTTCCTATAGCCAACAGGCCTATTTTAGAGCATGTAATAGGTTCGCTTGAAAAAAATGGAATAACTGATATTATACTAGTTGTTGGATATAAAAAAGAACGCATAATGGACTATTTCGAAGACGGGCTAAACTTCGGAGTAAAAATAAAGTACGTTGAACAGAGAGCTCAGCTAGGTACTGCACATGCAATTGAGCAGGCAAAAAAGTGGATTGACCCCGAGGATTCAGTATTTCTCGTGCTCAATGGAGACAACCTGGTAGAACCGAAAACTATAGCAGATCTTTTGAATAATTATGAAGGGGACGCAAGCCTTCTAACTGTTCGGATGGAAGAGACTGCAGGCTATGGTGTGGTTCTTAAAGAGAAAGAAAGAGTAACAAAAATTCTGGAAAAAAGACCTGGAGACCTGAGCCGTATTGTGAATACCGGAATTTATATTTTTACGCCAAATGTCTTTGAAACCATCGAAAAAACTCCGATATCTGAAAATGGAGAGTATGCAATAACCGATACCCTCCAGCTTATGATTGACGAAGGAAAAATCGTTACTTCCGTTTCTACCGAATCAAAGTGGCTTGATGCTGTCCATTCCTGGGATCTGTTAAAAGCTAATGCCACAGTCTTAAACTCAGACAGGAACCTGAAGCTTGAAGGAGAAATTGAAGATGGAGTTTTCCTCAGTGGAAAGGTGGCAGTAGGAAAAAATACCAGGATTCGTTCAGGCACTTACATTGTAGGCCCTGTAGTCATAGGGGAAAACTGTGATATCGGCCCCAATGTAGTTATTCTGCCCTCCACAACAATAGGAGACAATGTATCGATCAGGTCATTTACCGAAATACAGAACAGCATAATAATGAATGACTGCAGGATATACTCACATGGACGGATCTCTAACTCCATAATTGGAAGCAACAATACAATTGGTTCAGGTTTCTTTGTTGAAGAAAAAGAAGGTCTATCGATCATAATGAACGGAACCGTTCATCGAGCTCCCAAACTCGGTACCATCTTCGGAGACGACAACCGGATTGGGAATAGCGTACTTGTGAAAGCAGGAGTGACAATAGCTGTTGACTGCCAGGTTGAATCTGGAAATACTATATATAAGGACCTGTCCCGTCATTCGGTTGTTCTTTAA
- the glmS gene encoding glutamine--fructose-6-phosphate transaminase (isomerizing), whose amino-acid sequence MCGIVGYAGENSAASVIIESLKKLEYRGYDSAGISILNNGIDTYKSVGKIVNLEATIPDGTSGNIGIGHTRWATHGRPSTTNAHPHTSGNPCKISVVHNGIIENYMALKEQLTAEGYEFKSETDTEVVAHLLHKHIYGQPDGREVKCELLTGLREALKEIEGSYALAVLCADEQGKLVLARKDSPLVIGLGKGENFAASDVTAFLNYTRDVIFVNDLETAILTPTSVEIFDREGKVCEKRIEKIEWDFEAAEKAGYEHFMLKEIHEQVSAIHNTLAGKVSELEGTIDLKELSMTDEEIRKLSRVQILACGTSWHAGLLGKYLFEQLAGIHCDIDICSEYRYRSPVISDGTIAIAITQSGETADTLAAVREIMSYNCPTLAITNVVGSTITREANSVLYTRAGPEIGVAATKTFSTQLTLLYILAVKFALARGKLSPNYVKGFITGLRKVPGQIQQILNQKEAVKECAENFAHAENYFFLGRHFNYPIALEGALKLKEISYLHAEGFAAGELKHGPIALLEKGTPVVTIATRGQTYDKVLSNIKEVKARDATVIAVADNKDTEIGKYADVVLTIPQTSELLSPLLSVVVLQLLAYYTALARGCSIDKPRNLAKSVTVE is encoded by the coding sequence ATGTGTGGAATTGTAGGATATGCAGGAGAAAACTCTGCTGCATCTGTTATCATAGAATCTCTCAAAAAACTCGAGTATCGTGGATATGACTCTGCTGGAATTTCGATTCTGAACAACGGAATTGATACTTATAAGTCAGTAGGTAAAATTGTAAATCTTGAAGCCACGATTCCAGACGGAACAAGTGGCAACATCGGAATAGGGCACACTCGCTGGGCAACCCACGGACGACCCAGCACAACAAATGCTCATCCGCATACCTCCGGAAACCCATGTAAGATCTCGGTTGTACATAACGGAATTATAGAGAACTACATGGCATTGAAAGAACAACTGACTGCAGAAGGATATGAATTTAAATCGGAAACTGATACCGAAGTGGTCGCACACCTCCTGCATAAGCACATATACGGTCAGCCCGATGGAAGAGAAGTAAAATGTGAACTTCTTACAGGACTGCGGGAAGCGCTAAAAGAGATAGAAGGTTCTTATGCCCTTGCAGTTCTCTGTGCTGACGAACAGGGAAAACTCGTGCTTGCTCGAAAAGACAGCCCACTTGTTATAGGACTCGGCAAAGGAGAGAACTTTGCCGCATCGGATGTAACTGCTTTTTTGAATTATACAAGGGACGTAATTTTCGTAAATGACCTTGAAACTGCAATTCTTACCCCTACCAGTGTAGAGATCTTTGACAGAGAAGGAAAAGTCTGCGAAAAGAGAATAGAAAAAATTGAGTGGGACTTTGAAGCTGCTGAGAAAGCCGGTTACGAACACTTCATGCTTAAGGAGATCCACGAGCAGGTGAGTGCAATTCATAATACACTTGCAGGTAAAGTCTCGGAACTTGAAGGAACAATAGATCTCAAAGAACTAAGTATGACCGACGAGGAGATCAGGAAACTTTCAAGAGTCCAGATTCTGGCATGTGGAACCTCCTGGCATGCAGGACTGCTTGGGAAATATCTTTTTGAGCAGCTTGCAGGAATTCATTGCGATATAGACATCTGCTCGGAGTACAGGTACAGAAGCCCGGTTATAAGTGATGGAACTATTGCCATTGCAATTACCCAATCTGGAGAGACTGCAGATACTCTAGCGGCTGTTAGGGAAATAATGTCTTACAATTGCCCCACGCTAGCAATCACAAATGTTGTGGGAAGCACCATTACAAGAGAAGCTAATAGTGTGCTCTATACCAGAGCAGGGCCTGAAATTGGAGTTGCTGCGACCAAGACTTTCAGTACCCAGCTTACGCTTCTTTATATTCTCGCCGTAAAATTTGCCCTGGCAAGAGGCAAGCTAAGTCCTAATTACGTTAAAGGATTCATCACGGGTTTAAGAAAAGTACCAGGTCAGATTCAGCAGATTCTTAACCAGAAAGAAGCAGTGAAGGAATGTGCAGAGAATTTTGCTCATGCAGAGAACTACTTCTTCCTCGGCAGGCACTTTAACTATCCTATTGCCCTCGAAGGAGCTCTCAAACTAAAAGAAATTTCATATTTGCATGCAGAGGGTTTTGCCGCAGGCGAACTTAAACATGGGCCGATTGCGCTGCTTGAGAAAGGAACGCCTGTAGTTACCATTGCAACAAGAGGGCAGACTTACGATAAGGTGCTGAGCAATATAAAAGAAGTAAAAGCCAGGGATGCAACGGTTATCGCAGTGGCTGATAACAAAGACACCGAGATCGGAAAGTATGCGGATGTTGTCCTTACAATTCCTCAAACTAGCGAACTGCTATCTCCGCTGCTCAGTGTTGTAGTCCTTCAACTGCTTGCTTACTATACTGCCCTTGCTCGTGGATGTTCGATTGACAAACCGCGTAATCTTGCAAAAAGTGTCACTGTAGAATAA
- the glmM gene encoding phosphoglucosamine mutase → MKLFGSSGIRGIANKEITPELALKVGLVLGSRKKTAVIGRDPRVSAPMIEHALIAGLTATGCAVTEIGLVSTPTLAYATREYECGVMVTASHNPSEYVGIKLWNPDGMAFDSAQQEEIEKAIEDEDFSMVPWNLIGKFEEDGSAIRAHMNMIKKLVEGSSLKVVLDCGCGAGGTISPYLLQELGCEVITLNAQPDGHFPARNPEPNDENLSMLKKAVVDFGADLGIAHDGDADRMMAVDEKGNFVSGDEMLAIFGLYECNGKKGTVVVPVDTSMMVDDSLKGSEIVRTRVGDVYVAEGIKQCSAIYGGEPSGSWIFPKISYCPDGIYAAAKLVEIVKKKKLSELREELPRYATKRGAFPCANDKKAEFMGKIKAKLEPLGKVLDIDGIRVEMNNGWVLVRPSGTEAKVRITAEARENVDEIFEMAEKIAKEALK, encoded by the coding sequence ATGAAACTCTTCGGATCTTCAGGAATAAGAGGGATAGCAAATAAAGAAATTACGCCCGAACTTGCGCTTAAGGTAGGGCTTGTATTGGGAAGCCGGAAAAAAACTGCGGTTATCGGGAGAGACCCTAGAGTTTCAGCCCCTATGATCGAACATGCTCTGATTGCTGGACTGACGGCTACAGGCTGTGCTGTTACAGAAATAGGCCTGGTATCTACTCCAACCCTTGCATATGCAACCAGAGAATACGAATGCGGTGTAATGGTTACAGCCTCCCATAATCCCTCAGAGTATGTAGGGATCAAACTCTGGAACCCTGATGGCATGGCCTTTGACTCGGCACAGCAGGAAGAGATAGAAAAAGCAATTGAAGATGAGGACTTTTCCATGGTTCCCTGGAACCTGATAGGCAAGTTCGAAGAAGACGGAAGTGCTATTCGGGCCCATATGAACATGATCAAAAAGCTTGTCGAAGGTTCCAGCCTGAAAGTTGTACTTGACTGCGGGTGCGGAGCAGGAGGGACAATTAGCCCTTATCTTCTTCAGGAACTGGGCTGTGAGGTAATAACCCTGAATGCTCAGCCTGATGGTCATTTCCCTGCGAGAAACCCTGAACCAAACGATGAAAACCTTTCCATGCTCAAAAAAGCTGTTGTGGATTTCGGAGCTGATCTCGGAATCGCACACGATGGTGACGCGGATCGGATGATGGCTGTGGACGAGAAAGGCAATTTTGTTTCAGGAGACGAAATGCTTGCAATTTTCGGGCTGTATGAATGTAATGGTAAGAAAGGAACAGTCGTCGTGCCTGTGGATACTTCAATGATGGTTGATGATTCCCTTAAGGGTTCGGAAATTGTGAGAACAAGAGTTGGAGACGTTTACGTTGCAGAGGGCATAAAACAGTGCAGTGCTATCTATGGAGGCGAGCCATCAGGAAGCTGGATATTCCCGAAGATTTCCTACTGCCCGGATGGAATTTACGCAGCTGCAAAACTTGTTGAGATTGTCAAGAAAAAGAAATTAAGCGAGCTTCGAGAAGAACTTCCCAGGTATGCCACAAAAAGAGGAGCTTTTCCCTGTGCAAATGACAAAAAGGCAGAGTTTATGGGAAAAATTAAGGCCAAACTCGAGCCTTTGGGAAAGGTACTTGACATCGACGGAATTCGCGTGGAAATGAACAATGGCTGGGTACTCGTCCGCCCCTCGGGGACGGAAGCAAAAGTTAGAATTACAGCTGAAGCCCGGGAAAATGTTGATGAGATTTTCGAGATGGCTGAAAAGATAGCAAAGGAGGCACTTAAATGA
- the glmU gene encoding bifunctional sugar-1-phosphate nucleotidylyltransferase/acetyltransferase, translating to MKAVVLVAGKGTRMEPLTSGCSKVMLQVANKPILEHILNSAIEAGIEGFVFITGYLEEQIKEYFGDGSKWGVSIEYVQQKEQLGTANAIGCAKGYVDGAFLVLNGDMLIGQEDLKALISRTEEAVICVKEVENPSDFGVLETDDSRVVRIIEKPKNPPTNLANAGIYLFRQSIFDFIDRTRASVRNEFEITDSIQMLIDSGAAVGYSPLEGRWIDIGYPWDLLKANEYLLKGLEGSCEGTVEPNATVRGAVVIGKGTLIRNGSYIEGPVIIGENCDIGPNCFIRPSTAIGNHVRVGNAVEIKNTIIMKDTHVGHLSYVGDSVIGHRCNFGAGTKVANLRHDGKNIKVMIKNRILDSGRRKLGVIMGDDVHTGINTSINIGTIMEKGRYTYPGEVVKH from the coding sequence ATGAAAGCGGTTGTCCTTGTGGCAGGCAAAGGCACAAGGATGGAACCTCTAACTTCCGGCTGTTCCAAAGTTATGCTCCAGGTCGCAAATAAACCAATCCTCGAACATATTCTCAATTCAGCCATAGAAGCAGGCATTGAAGGCTTTGTCTTCATTACCGGTTATCTCGAAGAACAGATAAAAGAGTACTTCGGGGACGGAAGCAAATGGGGAGTAAGCATAGAGTACGTGCAGCAGAAAGAGCAGCTAGGAACTGCAAATGCAATAGGCTGTGCAAAAGGCTATGTTGATGGGGCTTTCCTTGTACTTAACGGGGATATGCTCATAGGCCAGGAGGACTTAAAAGCCCTTATCTCAAGGACAGAGGAAGCTGTCATCTGCGTAAAAGAAGTAGAAAACCCGTCGGATTTCGGGGTACTTGAAACCGATGATAGTAGAGTTGTCAGGATAATAGAAAAACCTAAAAACCCTCCTACTAACCTTGCAAACGCCGGAATATATCTCTTCAGGCAATCCATTTTTGACTTTATTGACAGAACCCGGGCCTCAGTGAGAAATGAATTTGAGATTACGGACTCCATCCAGATGCTGATCGACAGTGGAGCAGCTGTGGGTTACAGCCCTCTCGAAGGCAGATGGATAGATATAGGGTACCCATGGGATCTCCTGAAAGCAAATGAATACCTCCTGAAAGGCCTTGAGGGCAGCTGCGAAGGTACCGTGGAACCGAACGCTACCGTAAGAGGAGCGGTTGTAATCGGGAAAGGCACTCTTATCAGGAACGGTTCTTATATCGAAGGTCCGGTAATAATAGGAGAAAACTGCGATATCGGGCCTAACTGTTTTATTCGTCCTTCCACCGCAATAGGGAATCATGTAAGAGTTGGAAATGCCGTAGAAATAAAAAATACGATTATTATGAAGGACACTCATGTGGGTCACCTGAGTTATGTAGGAGACAGTGTTATCGGGCACCGCTGCAACTTTGGAGCTGGTACCAAGGTTGCAAACCTCCGCCATGACGGAAAAAACATAAAAGTAATGATAAAAAACAGGATTCTTGACTCGGGCAGGAGAAAACTCGGGGTGATTATGGGAGATGACGTGCATACAGGTATCAATACAAGTATAAATATCGGCACGATAATGGAAAAAGGAAGATATACATATCCTGGAGAGGTTGTCAAGCATTAA
- a CDS encoding UPF0228 family protein: MSKSSNTIAAFAFFLILAILLGLCIKTSIDMKKQTQEPQVSGIYIQFENGTTEPEVNAILDNYNITENYTIDYDSKDMLRRYYITVDQDKKTDIINELKKDENLTFEVEIRKENYNIIILPEEFIADKKFIAMLKKNNLQLKQSILCYIRIGDGSTDWISEGDAIRIKNGLETNEKVLNVFLSHFEY, from the coding sequence ATGAGTAAAAGTAGTAATACAATAGCTGCTTTTGCCTTTTTTCTGATTCTTGCAATACTGCTTGGACTATGTATAAAAACTTCAATTGATATGAAAAAACAAACTCAAGAACCGCAGGTAAGTGGTATATATATCCAATTTGAAAACGGAACTACTGAGCCAGAAGTTAATGCCATTCTTGATAATTACAACATAACTGAGAACTATACCATAGATTACGACTCCAAGGATATGCTAAGAAGATACTACATAACTGTAGACCAAGATAAAAAAACCGATATAATAAATGAGCTGAAGAAAGATGAAAATTTGACTTTTGAAGTTGAAATCAGAAAAGAAAACTATAACATAATTATATTACCCGAAGAGTTCATAGCAGATAAAAAATTTATCGCAATGTTGAAAAAAAATAATCTTCAATTAAAACAGTCTATCTTGTGTTATATTCGTATTGGAGACGGATCAACTGATTGGATTTCGGAAGGAGATGCAATTAGGATCAAAAATGGGCTTGAAACAAATGAGAAAGTTTTGAATGTATTTCTTTCACATTTTGAATACTAA
- a CDS encoding right-handed parallel beta-helix repeat-containing protein, translated as MVNFLLLASVSTALCATSSSIVYVAGDGTGKYNCDGKDDHVQINQALKFVASNSKYTTVHLKGPFTYVIDDTLLIGSNTILEGDSSAVIKLANNAGWVAMKPLIKQMSSSGNSNIVVRGFKVNGNRKGNSKVSLGDGHYNIMYFTNCNNIKVYNMYMYDGLGDGLRANSCKNIQFYNNKLYKMGHDGLFAISSQYVQAWKNRITCRTNSGLRIWNSNHVKFHDNVIDSFYDWSAGGPGIQIEKGGTDTGTMDSISIYNNVIHNTYGPGIWIFNYDTASATKDLGKNVRIHNNVFYRTGTNPSITWVGGVIISGFHNTYIENNVFDGIYHVAIANLYPENYSPSYTSKSVYAIIARNNIIVNTLKRKKSPGGTGYGVMNYLASKNHKIYLQYNCLYNNAVGNYKSCTSKTDIHVNPLFASQTKHDYHLKSTTGRWNGKTWVKDTVISPCIDAGHPSWSYSHEPKPNGKRINIGRYGNTIYASKSKS; from the coding sequence TTGGTAAATTTCCTTCTTCTTGCAAGCGTTTCTACAGCTTTATGTGCAACTAGCTCATCAATAGTATATGTTGCGGGGGATGGCACTGGAAAATATAATTGCGATGGAAAAGACGATCATGTACAGATAAATCAGGCCCTTAAGTTTGTGGCAAGTAACTCCAAATATACCACTGTCCACCTTAAAGGTCCTTTTACATATGTTATTGACGATACTCTTCTCATTGGCAGCAATACTATTCTTGAAGGGGATTCAAGTGCTGTGATCAAACTTGCTAATAATGCAGGCTGGGTTGCAATGAAACCCTTGATCAAGCAGATGAGTAGTTCTGGTAATAGTAACATTGTAGTAAGAGGTTTCAAGGTTAATGGAAACCGTAAAGGCAATTCAAAAGTTTCTTTGGGTGACGGGCACTATAATATAATGTACTTCACTAACTGCAACAACATAAAAGTATACAATATGTATATGTATGATGGTCTCGGCGATGGGCTGAGGGCAAATTCCTGTAAAAACATCCAATTTTATAACAACAAGTTATACAAAATGGGGCACGACGGTCTGTTTGCTATTAGCAGTCAGTATGTACAAGCCTGGAAAAACAGGATAACCTGCAGGACTAACAGCGGTCTTAGAATCTGGAACTCAAACCACGTAAAATTCCATGATAATGTGATTGATTCTTTCTACGACTGGAGCGCAGGCGGTCCAGGAATTCAAATCGAAAAAGGCGGGACTGATACAGGCACTATGGATAGTATTAGTATCTACAATAATGTTATCCATAACACCTATGGTCCTGGGATCTGGATTTTCAATTATGATACCGCTTCTGCTACTAAAGATCTTGGAAAAAATGTTCGTATTCACAATAATGTCTTTTACAGAACAGGCACCAATCCTAGCATTACCTGGGTCGGCGGTGTCATAATTAGCGGATTTCATAATACTTACATTGAAAACAATGTCTTTGACGGCATATATCATGTAGCTATTGCCAATTTGTATCCGGAAAATTATTCACCAAGTTACACGTCAAAATCCGTATATGCAATAATTGCCCGTAACAATATAATCGTAAACACCCTGAAACGTAAAAAGAGTCCGGGTGGGACAGGGTATGGTGTGATGAATTATCTCGCCAGTAAAAACCATAAAATATATTTGCAATATAACTGCCTCTACAACAACGCAGTAGGAAATTATAAAAGTTGTACCTCGAAAACTGACATCCATGTAAATCCACTATTTGCGAGCCAGACAAAACATGATTACCATCTGAAATCAACAACTGGAAGATGGAATGGAAAAACCTGGGTTAAAGACACAGTAATCTCTCCCTGTATTGATGCCGGACATCCGTCTTGGAGTTACTCTCATGAACCGAAACCCAACGGAAAAAGGATTAACATAGGCAGGTACGGAAATACGATATATGCATCAAAATCAAAGAGTTAA